Within the Planctomycetota bacterium genome, the region GGGAAACCAGTAAGGCAGATAGTGAAAACGAGAGAGACCAATGGGCAAAAGTCGCGTCTAAACTGGTAAAAGATAAGAAAATACTATTTGACCGTAAGAAAGAATTACCGAATATTTCCAGTGAATTCCGCCGTAAAATCTTTGAGATGGCATTCCAACTTATTTCCGGACACGATGAATTGATGAAGAATTGGAAATCAGAACATAAGAAATGGATAGAAGATAAGAAAAAATGGGAAGAGAAAAATCAGCAATATCTAAAGGTTAGATCAGTATTTGACCAGTTTGAAAAAGCGGTTGGCGGTAAGGTTACTGGTCGCCGTCAGCGATGGCATAAGTACATAGAATTCCTTAAATCCCATCCTGAATTAGCCGCTTGGCGTGGCAAAGAAGCCAAAGTGTTAGAAATCTCTGATAAGGCAATGAAGAAAATCGCTAAAGCTCCTCTTCGCAAGAAGAATTCTATTTATGCAAAGGAGTTCTTCAAGATAAACCCAGAATTAGAAGCACTGGATAGAATTCATAATTACTATGAAAGAGAATTTGTCCGGCGAACCGCTAAAAGGCGCAATTCAGATGGATTCAAACATCCGCCTACTTTTACACAGCCTTCTGCAATTACTCATCCGGCTTGGTTCCAGTTTAAGAAGGGACCTGGTTATCAGGCTTTGAATATTAAAGATAGCTCTGTGGAATTGAATACTTTTAAAGGCTGGCTGAAATTCACCTTTAAGGCAGACCCAAGATTATACCAATTTGAACCAGTCAAAATAGTTAAGACCACGCGCGGTGGCAAGGAAAAGGAAGCTGATAGCTATGAATGGACTGACTCCAATCTACAATGTAAGCGCCCGGTAGATATTAAGGGGATAAAATTAGTCTTTAGAAATATTGAGTTTGAGAACAAGACTGGTAATCTTATTAGTGCAGACCCGTATCTTATTTTTACCTGCGATATACCTGATTTGTCCTCCAAGCATAAGCTCCGCCAGGATTCCTGCGATAAATATTCATTTGACTGGGTGCGTAAAAGAATAATGAACGACACGGACGGGAAAATACCTGTTACCTGTGCAATCGACCTTGGTATCAGGCATTTAGGCGCAGCAACTGTCCGTAAAGATGGCAAGATTATCCGCACCAGAATAATCTGGGAAGATTCCGTCTACGATACTAATGATTCTACAAATATTTACCAGCGAGGCCCCGGTCTTGGGCATATTGCTTTACACAAACGCCAGATTAGTAAGATTCGCAGTCTGCGCGGCAAACCGATTAAGGGAGAAGAATCTTCTATTGAACTCCAACAGCATATTGATAATATGGGCGAAGACCGATTTAAGAAGGGTGCGCGTAAGATTATCCAGTTTGCCCTGGGATTAGATGGCAGTAAAAATAATGATATTAAGGCAGATTTAATACTCATAGAGAAACTCGGCGGGAAAACATTTGTGCCTATGGCAGAGAGAGAACATGGGATTAATAAAGCCTTGATTAATTGGAATCGCGGCAATTTGGTTACATGGATTAAACGCTTGGCTGTGGATGCCGGGTTAAGAGTGGTGGAAGTTCCGCCTGCGTATACTTCGCAAGTCTGCAGTAAATGCGGAGAATTTGGCAAGCGATATTCGTATGAGAAAAATAAGGAAAAACAGATAATCGTAAAAGATGACCCATGTGGTAAACTATTTAGATGCTCTAAACTTGGTTGTTATGCAGATGTTAATGCTGATTATAACGCCTCGGTTAACCTCCATAAGAAGTTCTTTGGTGAAATGTCTGATTACCAGAACCTCAAAGACAAATTTGAGGAATTTAAGAAGAAAGTAGTTGACTTCTTTGCCGGAAATAAGTAATATATTATTGCCTTCGGGTGACTAACGCGAAGGTGCTATTAGCCTATAGGGTTAATATGCCGAATGGGGTACCACACTTTGTGGTCTTGTGTTAACAACCGCTGGCTGTAAGGGCTTCGGCCTGATGCAGACTTGAGCGAGTCCCGAAGAAATTCGGGATAAGTGCGGCGGCAAAACCCCGTCGAATCTTTCCTTTAGGTAGCGAGCGGGGGCGGAATTCAGAGCCCCGCTTACCCGCTCGCTTGTTATTACTCGTTAAGGCTCAAGGAATTAGAGTGAATAGTGGATTTAGTATTTATAACTAATAACCTGAATGATGCGACCATTCGCATTTCGCTCTTTAACAATTTGGAAATTAACGAGTTAAATAAAAGCCATAGGAACGGCTCTGAATAAAGGAAAGGTTCGGACACCGTATTTAGTGGGCACTTCGACATTTATCGTTTCTCCTTATAGGAACGGCTCTGAATAAAGGAAAGGTTCGGACACAATTCGCGCCTGTAAAATAGACGTTCTCGAAGCTCATATAGGAACGGCTCTGAATAAAGGAAAGGTTCGGACACTACGCTGAAATGTAAAGGAAAGTTGGTTCCGCATTCGCATAGGAACGGCTCTGAATAAAGGAAAGGTTCGGACACGGGATGTGCGAATGTGAACGTTTCCAGAATGTCAAGGGATAGGAACGGCTCTGAATAAAGGAAAGGTTCGGACACATGGGTATATACGACCCCGAAGAGATAGAATCTATCCATAGGAACGGCTCTGAACCCCGCACATAAAAACCATGTGCGGGACAGGTGACGGAAAGGTTTTAAATTATCACACGGTTGCTTTTTACTTAAGTCATACCACCTAAATTTCCGAATAAACTATCAAGAACACACTTCAGCTATGCGTTTCCTTGACATTGTGTTATAGTGTTCGTGAGAGGGTATGACTTGGAGTGGTATATGCCCAGCAATACAGAAAATCTGCCTGTTTATTGTCTCAATGCCTTTGTCTATTGTACACGTAGGTTTTATTATGAATATGTTGAAGGCTTGAGTGTCGTTAATGACGCGGTAGCTGATGGCCAGATAAAACACCGCCGGGTAGACGAAGGCGTTGGCAAAACGACCGCCCCGGACGAAGAGACACTACAGACCCGCAGTTTCCATCTTTCGTCAGAGAAATACGGCATCACCGGTAAGATAGATGTTTTAGAAGAAAAGGATAGCGAATGTTATCCGGTAGAATATAAGAAACGAGCCTGTCCCCGTGACCAGAACGACCAGCCTTTTGTCTGGGATAATGATAAGATTCAACTCTGCGCCCAGGCATTACTGCTGGAAAGCAATAATTATGGGAATATAGCCAAAGGCTATCTTTATTACGTTGGCTCTAAGATACGGGTTGAAGTCGTTTTTGATGATACACTACGGCAGAAGACAATAGAGACCATTCAATCCGCCCGCGCCTTAGCCGATAGCGATAAAATTCCTGAACCGCTTAAAGATGATAACCGATGTATCCACTGTTCGCTTCTGCCTATCTGTTTGCCTGAAGAAACCGGCGCGATAAAATTACCACCAGACCCCGCCAAACCCATCAGACGGATTATCCCAGAAAAGTCAGAGGGCTATGTGGCTTATCTCAACCACCAGGGGGCGCGGGTCACCAAGAAAGGCGAGAATCTGGTTATCCTTGATTCCAAGGGCGAGAAATTGCAGGAACTTCATCTTTATCATCTGGAACAGATAGTCGTCTTCGGGAATATTTCTATCAGCACACAGGCATTATCCTGCTTACTGGAAAATAATATCCCCATCGTTTATCTTTCCATCCACGGCAAGTTTAAGGGCGTAACCACCGGTATTCCGCCTAAGAATATCTCATTAAGAATGGCGCAATATGAGGCGGCGAATAACCAGGCGCTGGCGTTAGCAATCGCCCGTTCCATCACCGCTACCAAGGTTCATAACCAACGGGTGATGCTGATGAGAAATGCCCAGAATAACACGAAGCAAAGCGGAGTCCCGAATAATATCGGGAGTGAAGAAGCCAAATATAAACTCCAACATCTTATTTCGGAATGTGTAAATGCACCTGCTTTGGAATCATTGCTCGGATTTGAAGGCACAGCCGCACGGTATTATTTTGGCTCGTTCAACGAGATGCTAAAGCGAAGCGACAGTCCCGAAAGATCGGGAATCCAATCGGGATTAAATGGCAATGGTTTTACCTTTTCCTTTGAGGGCAGGAATAAACGACCGCCGTCTGACCCGGTTAATGCCTTGTTATCTTTTGCATATGCACTATTGGCGAAAGACTGTTTCTCGGCTTGTTTGACCGTTGGCTTAGACCCGTATTTAGGGTTTTATCACCAGACTAAATATGGCCGTCCGGCATTGGCGCTTGACCTGATGGAAGAATTTCGTCCGATTATTGCCGACTCGGTTGTCCTGACGCTTATTAATAACAAGATGGTATCCAACAATGATTTCCTGATTAACAACGGAGCGAAGCGGAGTCCCGATAGCCATCGGGGAGGTGCCTGTTACCTTACAGAATCCGGCAGACGTTCTTTCTTTGAGGCGTATGAAAGACGGAGAAATGATGTGGTAACGCATCCGGTGTTTGGCTACCAAATGTCCTACGGTCGTGTTCTGGAAACACAGGCTCGTTTACTTGCCAGAGTAATTACCGGCGAAGCACCGGAATATATCGGCTTCAAGGTTAGATAAATCCCCTCTGACAAGAGGGGTAGGGGTGTGTAAAATGAATTATTACATTATCGCCTATGACATCGCCGACCCCAAAAGATTAAACCGCATCCATAAAACACTTAAGGATTACGGCAACCCTTTACAGTTTAGTATCTTTGAGTGTTACTTGACACGTAAGGATTTAATTATACTACAGGATAAATTAGAGAGAATTATCAATAACGCCGAAGACCGGATTATTGTTCTTGCTTTATGCCCGCCCTGCAAAGACCGGATAACGATTATCGGCAAACAGGAAATGCAGGAGCAACCAAATGGGGCAGTAGTAGTATAAACTATGCACAGAATTAACTTACTTCCTCGTCACCAATATATCCAAATACAACCCGGCCTGCTCCTTGATATACTTATAATCAATATGGCATTCGCCGCCGGTTTCGAAGTCATTCAGGTTAAGCGATTTATCAACGTACCCGGCGACCATCTCATTAGTTGTATCGTTTTCTTCCTTGATAATCGCCGTATCATATCCGCTTGCCACGATATTGGCGCCTGCCTGAATGAGGCGCTGGTTTATCGCCGCCTTGAAACTTCCTTTCAATGCTACCTTGGTAATCAATATGGGCATGCCGTTAACCTGCTCATCACCGGAAAGCAACCCCTCGGCGATATTATCCTTGGTGAGCCAGAGTGCCGTTAGGGGAGCGACACCGAGCCCGTCCACTTTAGTGCCGGTAAATGGCAATACTCTGGCAAGCACCCCGCGCGAGTAATTCTCCTTGGCGTGCTCCACGGCTTCCTTGAAACGCTTTGCCGGGATGCCGTCCACCGTCTCGTAAGCCTTTTCAAGATTATTCTTGCCGACCACCTGGCTTTGGTATCTGATTTCATCAGGAATTTTCTTCAAGAGCTTGGCGTTGGTCCGGACGGCATTGATGTGGAATCCGTCGCGCCATTTCTCTCCCAAATCCTTAAAGGGCTCGGTATACACGGGGACGGCCTTGGTCATGTGCAGTAAGAGCTTCTCATCGCTTTTCTTAGGCATAAATACTCCTTTCCGCAGATAAGCAATATCAATCTGACTAAGCAGTTGTTAATTGCT harbors:
- the cas1 gene encoding CRISPR-associated endonuclease Cas1; its protein translation is MPSNTENLPVYCLNAFVYCTRRFYYEYVEGLSVVNDAVADGQIKHRRVDEGVGKTTAPDEETLQTRSFHLSSEKYGITGKIDVLEEKDSECYPVEYKKRACPRDQNDQPFVWDNDKIQLCAQALLLESNNYGNIAKGYLYYVGSKIRVEVVFDDTLRQKTIETIQSARALADSDKIPEPLKDDNRCIHCSLLPICLPEETGAIKLPPDPAKPIRRIIPEKSEGYVAYLNHQGARVTKKGENLVILDSKGEKLQELHLYHLEQIVVFGNISISTQALSCLLENNIPIVYLSIHGKFKGVTTGIPPKNISLRMAQYEAANNQALALAIARSITATKVHNQRVMLMRNAQNNTKQSGVPNNIGSEEAKYKLQHLISECVNAPALESLLGFEGTAARYYFGSFNEMLKRSDSPERSGIQSGLNGNGFTFSFEGRNKRPPSDPVNALLSFAYALLAKDCFSACLTVGLDPYLGFYHQTKYGRPALALDLMEEFRPIIADSVVLTLINNKMVSNNDFLINNGAKRSPDSHRGGACYLTESGRRSFFEAYERRRNDVVTHPVFGYQMSYGRVLETQARLLARVITGEAPEYIGFKVR
- the cas2 gene encoding CRISPR-associated endonuclease Cas2, giving the protein MNYYIIAYDIADPKRLNRIHKTLKDYGNPLQFSIFECYLTRKDLIILQDKLERIINNAEDRIIVLALCPPCKDRITIIGKQEMQEQPNGAVVV
- a CDS encoding transposase, whose product is MSTKAIQAKVIIEKPEQLQILWQVHSTFNQYLPFVIKQMYRMKRGEAGKEYQEIFNSISSSQNAVGKMEAVTDLNWETSKADSENERDQWAKVASKLVKDKKILFDRKKELPNISSEFRRKIFEMAFQLISGHDELMKNWKSEHKKWIEDKKKWEEKNQQYLKVRSVFDQFEKAVGGKVTGRRQRWHKYIEFLKSHPELAAWRGKEAKVLEISDKAMKKIAKAPLRKKNSIYAKEFFKINPELEALDRIHNYYEREFVRRTAKRRNSDGFKHPPTFTQPSAITHPAWFQFKKGPGYQALNIKDSSVELNTFKGWLKFTFKADPRLYQFEPVKIVKTTRGGKEKEADSYEWTDSNLQCKRPVDIKGIKLVFRNIEFENKTGNLISADPYLIFTCDIPDLSSKHKLRQDSCDKYSFDWVRKRIMNDTDGKIPVTCAIDLGIRHLGAATVRKDGKIIRTRIIWEDSVYDTNDSTNIYQRGPGLGHIALHKRQISKIRSLRGKPIKGEESSIELQQHIDNMGEDRFKKGARKIIQFALGLDGSKNNDIKADLILIEKLGGKTFVPMAEREHGINKALINWNRGNLVTWIKRLAVDAGLRVVEVPPAYTSQVCSKCGEFGKRYSYEKNKEKQIIVKDDPCGKLFRCSKLGCYADVNADYNASVNLHKKFFGEMSDYQNLKDKFEEFKKKVVDFFAGNK